In Levilactobacillus brevis, a single genomic region encodes these proteins:
- the pknB gene encoding Stk1 family PASTA domain-containing Ser/Thr kinase: MRTGYTLNGRYRIIRSLGEGGMANVYLAHDLILDRDVSVKLLRLDLRDDPATVRRFQREALAATELVNDNIVQVYDVGEENGMQYLVMEYVEGTDLKAFIKQHFPIPYQEVIQIMAQILNAVKTAHEHNIIHRDLKPQNILIDEHQVAKITDFGIAVALSEHSLTQTNTVLGSVHYLSPEQARGGMATKQSDIYSLGIILYEMLTGTVPFEGETAVSIALKHFQSEIPSVRDIDPRIPQALENVVLKATSKRPADRYTDVGSMAEDLKTSLSPKRAGEVRFTPAENDDGETKVLPASALSTTPVPHAIAQATGESTTASAKADPKTADQTTTGKKKRKKYRHPRRRKFLIAGGIILLLILGIFIGMALFRPQMTNVPDVIGNKEDAARSALVSAKLKTGTVHKTSSDKVKLNRVVRTEPRPGTQLKQETAVDLWISTGPKRYKLANYQGDSYASTAAKLEALGFNVHRESVHSTSVAAGKIMQQSVAAGSNVVPSKTDLTFTVSTGSETVTLADLSNKTKSQAQSYATSHNLNLAFQYAYSSDVAKGRVIRQSPGEGAVVQEGDEITLTMSRGDQSDSSSSVDEFSVNVKIPFDSGSTDDDSDDDDSDSSSSSSSSDSNLVQIYLRDQDHALSSIYKQMTITADTTVTLPFTVASGKSGAYKVVRDGHVIASDNHVTKN; the protein is encoded by the coding sequence ATGCGCACGGGTTACACGTTAAATGGCCGTTACCGCATCATCCGTTCCTTGGGTGAAGGGGGCATGGCCAACGTTTACTTGGCACATGACTTGATCCTGGACCGTGACGTGTCCGTCAAGCTACTCCGGTTGGATCTCCGTGATGATCCGGCAACGGTGCGGCGCTTCCAGCGAGAGGCACTCGCCGCCACGGAATTAGTCAACGACAACATTGTCCAGGTCTACGATGTCGGTGAGGAAAATGGCATGCAGTACCTGGTCATGGAATACGTCGAGGGGACCGACCTCAAGGCGTTTATCAAGCAACATTTCCCGATTCCCTACCAAGAAGTCATTCAGATCATGGCGCAGATCTTAAACGCCGTGAAGACGGCCCATGAACATAACATTATTCACCGCGACCTTAAGCCCCAGAACATCTTGATCGACGAGCATCAGGTCGCCAAGATTACCGACTTCGGGATTGCGGTGGCCCTGTCCGAACATAGTCTGACTCAGACCAATACTGTGTTGGGATCGGTACATTATCTCTCGCCGGAACAGGCACGCGGGGGGATGGCGACCAAGCAGTCCGACATCTACTCGTTGGGGATTATTCTCTACGAGATGCTGACCGGCACCGTGCCCTTTGAGGGCGAAACGGCCGTGTCCATTGCCTTGAAACACTTCCAATCGGAGATTCCTTCCGTGCGGGACATCGACCCCCGGATTCCGCAGGCACTGGAGAATGTGGTCTTGAAGGCCACGTCCAAGCGTCCGGCCGACCGGTACACCGATGTCGGGAGTATGGCGGAGGATCTCAAGACCTCGCTGTCCCCGAAACGGGCGGGTGAGGTCCGCTTTACCCCCGCGGAGAACGACGACGGGGAGACCAAGGTCTTGCCGGCCAGTGCGCTCAGCACGACGCCGGTGCCACACGCCATCGCACAGGCAACGGGAGAGTCGACCACGGCGTCTGCTAAGGCCGACCCGAAGACTGCTGATCAGACGACTACGGGTAAGAAGAAACGAAAGAAGTACCGTCATCCGCGCCGCCGCAAGTTTTTAATTGCCGGCGGGATCATCCTCTTATTGATTCTGGGGATTTTCATCGGAATGGCGCTCTTCAGACCGCAGATGACCAATGTTCCTGATGTGATTGGGAATAAGGAAGACGCCGCGCGTAGTGCTCTGGTGTCGGCGAAGCTGAAGACAGGAACGGTGCACAAGACCTCGAGTGATAAGGTCAAATTGAACCGGGTGGTGCGGACAGAACCGCGCCCGGGAACCCAGCTCAAGCAAGAAACGGCGGTCGATCTGTGGATCAGCACCGGGCCGAAACGCTATAAGTTGGCGAACTACCAGGGTGATTCGTACGCCAGTACCGCTGCCAAACTTGAGGCGCTAGGCTTCAACGTTCATCGTGAGTCGGTTCATTCAACCAGTGTGGCTGCTGGAAAGATCATGCAGCAGAGCGTGGCCGCCGGTAGCAACGTGGTCCCCAGTAAGACCGACCTGACCTTCACGGTATCGACCGGGTCAGAGACGGTGACCTTGGCCGATCTGAGCAATAAGACCAAGAGTCAGGCGCAAAGCTACGCCACGAGTCACAACCTCAACTTGGCCTTCCAGTACGCCTATTCTAGCGACGTTGCCAAGGGTCGGGTGATCCGGCAGTCGCCGGGTGAAGGCGCCGTCGTTCAGGAGGGTGACGAGATTACGCTAACCATGTCTCGCGGTGATCAGAGCGACAGTAGCTCCAGCGTGGATGAGTTCAGTGTGAACGTCAAGATTCCGTTTGACAGTGGCTCGACCGATGACGATAGCGACGACGATGACAGTGACAGTAGCTCGTCGTCCAGCAGTAGTGATAGCAACCTGGTTCAGATTTATTTGCGTGATCAGGACCACGCGTTAAGCTCGATTTACAAACAAATGACGATTACTGCGGACACGACCGTGACGCTACCGTTTACGGTGGCTTCGGGCAAGTCTGGGGCTTACAAGGTCGTTCGTGATGGCCACGTCATTGCTTCGGATAATCACGTCACGAAAAATTAA
- a CDS encoding Stp1/IreP family PP2C-type Ser/Thr phosphatase encodes MKVAYRTSIGKQRADNEDYVDVFTNQAGQHLAIIADGIGGHQGGDVASAMAVSHLGHEFEQTKLTTPSAARTWITGEITAENQSIIDKSNEFADLNGMGTTLVAALYFTEEVVIASIGDSRAYLLRDRQFRQLTEDHSLVNELVKRGEISKQAARHHPQKNVIIRSLGISTDARFDLNTYPLVPEDQLLLCTDGLTNMVTDAEIQQVLLSDHTPAEKCDRLIEMANAAGGLDNITVLIIANDDGEVS; translated from the coding sequence ATGAAAGTGGCATACCGAACGTCGATTGGCAAGCAACGCGCGGACAATGAAGACTACGTGGATGTTTTCACAAATCAAGCGGGGCAACACCTCGCGATTATCGCCGATGGGATTGGTGGTCATCAGGGGGGAGACGTGGCCAGCGCCATGGCGGTTTCCCACCTCGGTCATGAGTTCGAACAGACGAAGCTGACCACGCCGAGTGCGGCCCGGACTTGGATTACCGGTGAAATTACGGCGGAGAACCAGTCGATCATTGACAAGTCAAATGAATTTGCCGACCTCAACGGGATGGGGACGACCCTAGTGGCTGCACTCTACTTTACCGAAGAGGTAGTTATTGCCAGTATCGGGGACTCGCGGGCCTACCTCCTGCGTGACCGTCAATTTCGACAGCTGACCGAGGATCATTCGCTGGTCAACGAGCTGGTTAAGCGCGGCGAGATCAGTAAGCAGGCCGCGCGCCATCACCCGCAAAAAAACGTGATTATTCGCTCATTAGGCATTTCCACGGACGCCCGCTTTGACCTGAACACCTATCCACTGGTGCCGGAGGATCAACTGCTACTGTGCACCGATGGCCTGACCAACATGGTGACCGATGCCGAGATTCAGCAGGTGCTCCTCAGTGACCACACGCCCGCCGAGAAGTGCGATCGGCTGATTGAGATGGCTAACGCTGCCGGTGGACTGGATAACATTACGGTCCTGATCATCGCCAATGACGATGGGGAGGTGAGCTGA
- the priA gene encoding primosomal protein N', whose amino-acid sequence MAQIGQILVDVPTMQTNDPYSYAIPTELEHQVQVGMRVIVPFGRGHRLVSGVVVGLSDVTSFDGQLKPIQTVLDLAPVLNAELRQLADWLAKTTYAFRITCIQTMLPNLLKTQPKRQIQPTTTLTAAEMATYFPDGAPRDFDAAKLDDTTVAGLLRLQRAGKVEVVYEVKNKAAAKTTTGVTPALTPAKLREIAGEVSKRAPKQAQLLTYLAQMTPDDVVAQATVSKRAGVSPAVMATAADKGWLTKSQLEVYRDPFHQPVKPTQPLQLNAEQQVAVQAITRAIDDQQTQNFLVEGVTGSGKTEVYLQSIAQALQQGRTALMLVPEIALTPQMVNRVKARFGQRVAVLHSGLSKGEQYDEWRRIDRGEATVVVGARSAVFAPVENLGIIIMDEEHESSYKQDENPRYHARDVALWRGKYHHCPVVLGSATPSLETRARAAKGLYTRLVLSKRAKAQPMPTVHIVDMREQLKQQGDSDFSAPLMAAIQERLDRHEQIVLMLNRRGYSSFVMCRDCGFVLKCPNCDISLTLHMDTHSMKCHYCGHEEAIPHVCPNCHSKKIRYYGTGTQKVQQALEKLLPTAKILRMDVDSTRRKGAHERILRQFGEHKADILLGTQMIAKGLDFPNVTLVGVLNADTALGLPDFRASERTFQLLTQVSGRAGRATKPGEVYIQTFNPDHYAIQLAQRQDYERFFVTEMHMRHQGNYPPYYFAVQLTASHEEEAVAAKAMYQIVAALKQGLSSHAIILGPTPKAIARVKRKYYYQVVIKYKQEPQLRPVLEQIRQAAQVPARHGLSVTIDSEPMNFM is encoded by the coding sequence ATGGCCCAGATTGGCCAAATTCTAGTGGACGTGCCGACGATGCAGACTAATGATCCTTATTCTTACGCGATTCCTACTGAACTGGAACACCAAGTTCAGGTGGGGATGCGCGTGATTGTCCCGTTTGGCCGTGGGCATCGCTTGGTCTCCGGCGTGGTCGTGGGACTGAGTGACGTGACCAGCTTTGATGGTCAGCTCAAGCCTATTCAGACCGTACTGGATCTCGCACCGGTCTTGAACGCCGAGCTGCGTCAGTTGGCCGATTGGCTGGCGAAGACCACCTATGCCTTTCGGATCACCTGCATCCAAACCATGCTCCCAAACCTCTTGAAGACGCAACCCAAGCGGCAGATCCAACCCACCACCACGTTGACGGCGGCCGAAATGGCCACGTATTTTCCCGACGGTGCACCGCGCGACTTTGACGCGGCGAAGCTAGACGACACCACGGTGGCGGGACTCCTGAGGCTTCAACGGGCCGGTAAGGTGGAGGTCGTCTACGAAGTGAAGAACAAGGCCGCCGCGAAGACCACGACGGGAGTTACCCCAGCGCTGACGCCGGCAAAATTACGCGAGATTGCTGGCGAAGTGAGCAAGCGCGCACCGAAACAGGCGCAGCTCCTGACTTACTTGGCTCAAATGACGCCGGATGACGTCGTGGCCCAAGCCACCGTTAGCAAGCGTGCTGGCGTGTCACCAGCCGTGATGGCGACGGCGGCCGACAAGGGCTGGCTGACGAAGTCTCAGTTGGAGGTCTATCGCGACCCCTTCCACCAACCCGTCAAGCCCACCCAGCCGCTTCAGCTAAATGCTGAACAGCAGGTCGCTGTGCAGGCCATTACCCGCGCGATTGACGATCAGCAGACCCAGAACTTTCTGGTCGAAGGGGTGACTGGAAGCGGCAAGACCGAGGTTTACCTGCAAAGCATTGCCCAAGCCCTTCAACAGGGGCGAACGGCCCTAATGCTGGTGCCCGAAATTGCTCTGACACCGCAGATGGTGAACCGGGTCAAGGCTCGATTTGGACAGCGCGTGGCCGTACTCCACAGTGGTCTGTCGAAAGGCGAACAGTACGATGAGTGGCGGCGAATCGACCGTGGCGAGGCGACGGTAGTCGTCGGGGCACGGTCAGCGGTATTTGCCCCCGTCGAGAACCTAGGCATCATCATTATGGATGAGGAACACGAGAGTAGCTATAAGCAGGATGAAAATCCGCGGTACCACGCCCGCGACGTCGCGCTGTGGCGAGGAAAGTATCACCACTGTCCGGTAGTCCTCGGGAGTGCCACACCATCACTGGAGACGCGGGCACGAGCGGCCAAGGGGCTCTACACGCGACTGGTCCTATCGAAGCGGGCTAAGGCGCAACCCATGCCGACCGTGCACATCGTGGACATGCGTGAACAATTGAAGCAGCAAGGAGACAGCGATTTTTCCGCGCCATTGATGGCCGCGATTCAGGAACGTTTGGACCGGCACGAGCAGATCGTGCTGATGTTGAACCGCCGGGGCTATTCGTCGTTTGTGATGTGTCGGGACTGCGGGTTTGTGTTGAAATGCCCGAATTGCGATATTTCGCTGACCTTGCACATGGACACCCACAGCATGAAATGCCACTACTGCGGGCATGAAGAAGCCATTCCCCACGTTTGCCCGAACTGTCACAGCAAGAAGATTCGTTACTACGGGACCGGGACGCAGAAGGTTCAACAGGCGTTGGAGAAGCTCCTGCCCACCGCCAAGATTTTGCGGATGGACGTGGATTCCACGCGGCGCAAGGGTGCTCACGAGCGAATCCTCCGACAATTTGGCGAACACAAGGCAGATATTCTCCTGGGCACGCAGATGATTGCCAAGGGCCTAGATTTTCCCAACGTCACGTTGGTGGGGGTGTTAAATGCCGACACGGCGCTGGGATTGCCAGACTTTCGGGCTAGCGAACGGACCTTCCAGCTGTTGACGCAGGTCAGCGGTCGTGCGGGGCGTGCAACCAAGCCCGGAGAGGTTTACATTCAGACGTTTAACCCCGACCACTATGCCATTCAGTTGGCTCAACGTCAGGACTACGAGCGCTTCTTCGTGACGGAAATGCACATGCGCCATCAGGGAAATTACCCGCCGTATTATTTTGCGGTCCAGCTGACGGCAAGTCACGAGGAGGAGGCCGTGGCGGCTAAGGCCATGTACCAGATCGTAGCGGCCTTAAAGCAAGGATTGAGTTCACATGCAATTATCCTCGGACCGACACCCAAGGCGATTGCCCGGGTAAAGCGCAAGTACTACTACCAAGTCGTGATTAAATACAAGCAGGAGCCACAATTACGGCCGGTGCTGGAACAGATCCGGCAGGCGGCCCAAGTGCCAGCACGCCACGGCTTATCGGTCACGATTGACTCGGAACCGATGAATTTCATGTAA
- the rsgA gene encoding ribosome small subunit-dependent GTPase A, translating to MSEGQIRQSLSGFYDVFSDGELYRTRARGNFRKRRITPLVGDRVRFESSTPKEGYILEILPRDNALTRPPVANVDQGVVVTAVASPEFSTNLLDRQLVALEVSHIAPVIYFTKTDLISDDRYREFETLAAGYREIGYDVCLTREPFAASGLDELRDLLANKVTVIMGQTGAGKSTLLNHISPELTLATGEISTALNRGKHTTRKVSLMPVADGLVADTPGFSSYDTLTIDYRELGQYFPEFALASRDCRFRGCVHVNEPGCAVKDGIAAGKFMQSRYDNYLLLLTLLKNQKPVYNKKK from the coding sequence ATGTCAGAGGGACAAATTCGCCAATCGTTGAGCGGTTTTTATGACGTTTTCAGCGATGGTGAGCTGTATCGTACGCGGGCCCGGGGAAACTTTCGTAAACGGCGAATTACGCCGCTTGTCGGCGACCGGGTGCGTTTCGAGAGCTCAACCCCTAAAGAGGGGTACATTCTAGAAATCTTACCACGGGATAACGCGTTGACCCGACCGCCCGTGGCGAACGTCGATCAGGGCGTGGTCGTGACGGCGGTAGCGTCGCCCGAATTTTCCACGAACTTGTTGGATCGGCAGTTAGTGGCCTTAGAGGTCAGCCACATCGCCCCAGTGATCTACTTCACCAAGACCGACTTAATCTCGGATGACCGTTATCGGGAATTCGAGACGTTGGCGGCGGGGTATCGTGAGATCGGTTACGACGTATGTTTGACGCGCGAACCCTTTGCGGCCAGTGGCCTTGACGAACTACGCGACTTGTTAGCGAACAAGGTGACGGTCATCATGGGGCAGACCGGGGCCGGGAAGTCCACGTTACTCAACCACATCTCACCCGAGCTAACGCTGGCGACTGGTGAAATCTCGACGGCGCTGAATCGGGGGAAACATACCACCCGGAAGGTTAGCCTGATGCCCGTTGCGGACGGCCTCGTTGCTGATACGCCGGGCTTCTCGTCCTACGACACCTTGACGATTGACTACCGCGAGCTGGGACAGTATTTCCCCGAGTTCGCGCTGGCTTCGCGAGACTGCCGGTTCAGAGGGTGTGTACACGTCAACGAGCCCGGTTGTGCGGTCAAGGACGGCATTGCCGCTGGAAAATTCATGCAGAGTCGTTACGATAACTACCTGCTCTTACTTACGTTGTTAAAGAATCAAAAACCTGTTTACAATAAAAAGAAATGA
- the rpe gene encoding ribulose-phosphate 3-epimerase, whose translation MIKVAPSILSADYVNLQPDIEKVDKGGAEVLHIDIMDGNFVPALSYGPGWVKAIRPITKMVLDVHMMVQNPERYVDDFAKAGADIIGVHVEATPHIHRALQMIQNAGVTPEVVINPGTPVSAIEPVLDMVGQVLVMTVNPGFGGQKFLHSTVEKIAQLDAIKKAKGYDFDIEVDGGVNDKTVVDCANAGATVAVAGSYVFNADDPVARINALKAATK comes from the coding sequence ATGATTAAAGTAGCGCCATCAATTTTAAGTGCGGATTACGTCAATTTACAACCAGACATCGAAAAGGTCGACAAGGGCGGTGCCGAAGTCTTACACATCGACATCATGGACGGTAACTTCGTGCCAGCATTGTCTTACGGTCCCGGTTGGGTCAAGGCAATTCGCCCAATCACCAAGATGGTCTTGGACGTGCACATGATGGTCCAAAACCCAGAACGTTACGTGGATGACTTTGCCAAGGCCGGCGCCGACATCATCGGGGTTCACGTCGAAGCCACGCCACACATTCACCGGGCCTTACAGATGATTCAAAACGCTGGCGTGACGCCAGAAGTTGTTATCAACCCAGGGACGCCGGTCTCAGCCATCGAACCTGTCTTAGACATGGTTGGCCAAGTGTTGGTTATGACGGTTAACCCTGGTTTTGGTGGTCAGAAGTTCTTACACAGTACCGTCGAAAAGATTGCGCAACTCGACGCCATCAAGAAGGCCAAGGGCTACGACTTTGATATCGAAGTTGATGGTGGAGTTAACGACAAGACGGTCGTTGACTGTGCCAACGCGGGGGCAACGGTTGCCGTCGCTGGGTCGTATGTTTTCAACGCCGATGACCCGGTTGCCCGCATCAACGCCTTGAAGGCCGCAACGAAATAA
- the fmt gene encoding methionyl-tRNA formyltransferase: MTSVIFMGTPEFSAPILSSLIEKGYDVLAVVTQPDRRVGRKHVLTASPVKQVAVAHDIEVLQPQKISGSDEMVRAIELAPDLIVTAAFGQFLPTKLLKAAKVAAVNVHASLLPKYRGGAPVHYAIMNGDKETGVSIMFMEKKMDAGAVLAQRAIPITEQDDVGSMFDKLSLVGRDLLLETLPKLLAGEITPVPQDESKVTFSPTIKSDEERIDLNLSAHLIDCKVRALRPAPIAHIYLNGVRTKLWDVTVLDQTTDLQPGALVSHDKHHLAIATGEHGVLALNEIQPAGKPKLSITDFLNGTSDALTIGEQVAE, from the coding sequence ATGACTTCAGTAATTTTTATGGGCACGCCCGAATTTTCGGCGCCCATTCTGAGCAGTTTAATTGAAAAGGGCTACGACGTTTTAGCCGTTGTGACCCAGCCCGATCGGCGGGTTGGCCGCAAGCACGTCTTGACCGCGTCACCCGTTAAGCAGGTGGCGGTGGCGCACGACATCGAGGTGCTTCAACCCCAAAAGATTTCCGGAAGTGACGAGATGGTTCGGGCCATTGAGTTGGCGCCCGATCTGATCGTGACGGCGGCGTTCGGCCAATTCTTACCAACCAAGCTCTTGAAGGCGGCCAAGGTGGCTGCCGTGAACGTTCACGCGTCGCTACTGCCTAAGTACCGTGGCGGTGCCCCCGTGCACTACGCCATCATGAATGGGGATAAGGAGACCGGCGTATCCATCATGTTCATGGAAAAGAAGATGGATGCCGGTGCCGTGTTGGCACAACGCGCCATTCCGATTACCGAACAAGACGACGTGGGTTCCATGTTTGATAAGCTTAGCCTGGTAGGCCGGGACTTGTTGCTGGAGACGTTGCCTAAATTGCTGGCTGGTGAGATTACGCCGGTACCGCAGGATGAGTCAAAAGTCACCTTCTCACCGACCATCAAGTCCGATGAAGAACGGATTGACTTGAACCTAAGTGCCCATCTGATTGACTGCAAGGTTCGCGCATTACGGCCAGCCCCCATCGCCCACATTTACCTCAACGGCGTGCGGACCAAGCTCTGGGACGTGACCGTCTTGGATCAGACGACTGACTTGCAGCCGGGGGCGCTGGTCAGTCACGACAAGCACCACCTGGCCATTGCGACCGGGGAACACGGCGTCTTGGCCTTAAACGAGATTCAACCGGCCGGTAAGCCGAAATTGAGCATTACCGACTTTCTGAACGGAACGAGCGACGCACTGACAATAGGCGAACAGGTGGCTGAATAA
- a CDS encoding Asp23/Gls24 family envelope stress response protein, which yields MAVKIKTQYGTIDITNEVIATVVGGAATDNYGVVGMASKNQIRDNVNDILRRENYARGVVVRQEENGVAIDVYVIVSYGTKISEVSRNVQSKVKYNLETMLGVTANSVNVIVQGVRVLAD from the coding sequence ATGGCCGTAAAGATTAAGACTCAGTACGGAACAATTGATATTACAAATGAAGTGATTGCGACCGTAGTTGGGGGTGCCGCGACTGATAATTATGGTGTCGTGGGCATGGCAAGCAAAAATCAGATTCGTGATAATGTAAATGATATCTTACGGCGGGAGAATTATGCCCGCGGGGTGGTTGTCCGTCAGGAAGAAAATGGCGTGGCCATCGATGTCTATGTGATTGTGAGCTACGGAACCAAGATTTCCGAAGTCTCACGTAACGTTCAATCTAAAGTCAAATATAACCTGGAAACGATGTTAGGCGTAACGGCTAATTCCGTTAACGTCATTGTTCAAGGGGTGCGGGTGTTGGCTGATTAG
- the rpmB gene encoding 50S ribosomal protein L28, whose translation MAKDFINGKRTRFGNKRSHALNSSRRAWKPNLQKVRILVDGKPKKVWVSARTLKSGKVTRV comes from the coding sequence ATGGCAAAGGATTTTATCAACGGCAAGCGGACGCGCTTCGGTAACAAGCGTTCTCACGCTTTGAATTCAAGTCGTCGCGCTTGGAAGCCGAACTTACAAAAGGTTCGCATCTTAGTGGACGGTAAGCCGAAGAAGGTTTGGGTTTCTGCTCGGACTTTGAAATCAGGTAAGGTAACCCGCGTCTAG
- a CDS encoding thiamine diphosphokinase: protein MPRGGTFNLLVGGPKAEWPDDLRSRKIDGSWIGVDRGTLRLIDHNIQPVAAIGDFDSLQPVELQRVRRNVKDIRQSQPEKDFTDTQMAVSVALNDYGAEHVDIYGATGGRLDHFLANLFIVLQPEFKRYANRIRLIDKQNTISFYLPGHYHVTKEPDKNYLAFIPLTSIDHLSLTNEKYQLHNEPIPYPISLASNEFVGNTGEFQFDTGLLCVIQSCDTYEARHE from the coding sequence ATGCCACGGGGCGGAACGTTCAATCTCCTCGTGGGTGGGCCCAAGGCTGAATGGCCGGACGACCTGCGTTCACGGAAAATTGACGGCTCCTGGATTGGCGTTGATCGGGGGACGTTACGGTTAATCGATCACAATATTCAGCCGGTGGCAGCGATCGGGGACTTTGATTCTCTCCAGCCAGTTGAACTGCAACGGGTGCGACGTAATGTCAAAGATATCCGCCAGTCGCAGCCGGAGAAGGACTTCACCGATACGCAGATGGCGGTGTCGGTCGCGTTAAACGACTACGGGGCCGAACACGTCGACATTTACGGCGCCACGGGCGGTCGGTTGGACCATTTCTTGGCGAATCTCTTTATCGTGCTCCAGCCGGAGTTTAAACGGTATGCCAACCGGATTCGCTTGATTGATAAGCAAAATACAATTTCGTTTTATCTGCCGGGCCACTATCACGTGACCAAGGAGCCGGATAAAAATTATCTGGCGTTTATTCCGCTCACGTCCATCGACCACTTGAGTCTGACTAATGAAAAATACCAACTCCACAACGAGCCAATTCCGTACCCCATTTCCCTCGCCAGCAACGAATTTGTCGGGAATACCGGCGAATTTCAGTTCGATACAGGCTTGCTGTGCGTGATTCAGAGTTGCGATACCTATGAGGCTCGTCACGAATAA
- the rsmB gene encoding 16S rRNA (cytosine(967)-C(5))-methyltransferase RsmB translates to MTKNTTPRALAVEALTRVANGAYSNLQLEQTLESHNLSDVDRRFVTNLVYGTIQHQLTLEYYLDGFIKPNQKVLPWVKMTLLVALYQELYLDRVPKRAIFNEAIQLAKDRGHEGIRRFVTGVLHAIDRQGLPDISQIKDPVQRLSLQYSVPEWLVVAIQKQVGEDKAVSILATINQPAAQSVRVNTAVATVEEVEQSLTDQGYTVTPSEVAGNAFRLDDKAANQSNVFETGELTIQDESAMLPVEALQVRPGDQVLDACAAPGGKTTQIAALLDAHSGGKVTALDLHPKKVNLIEKNAERLHVADRVDAVALDARKINDQFPKKQFDRILVDAPCSGLGLIRRKPEIRYEKTPQDIQQLQRVQLGILDAVSEKLKPNGILVYSTCTILDTENADVAAKFLADHPDFESMRVETQLKVKDDRSTDTLAIYPDDFDSDGFFVSAFRKKK, encoded by the coding sequence ATGACAAAGAATACAACACCCCGGGCATTAGCGGTTGAAGCATTAACGCGCGTGGCCAATGGGGCTTACTCAAATTTACAGTTGGAACAGACCTTAGAGAGTCACAACTTAAGCGACGTTGACCGGCGTTTCGTGACCAACTTGGTGTACGGCACCATCCAACATCAATTAACCTTGGAATACTATCTGGATGGGTTCATCAAGCCCAATCAAAAGGTCTTGCCGTGGGTCAAGATGACGCTGTTAGTCGCCCTGTACCAAGAACTTTACTTGGACCGGGTTCCCAAGCGCGCTATCTTTAACGAAGCCATTCAATTGGCCAAGGATCGTGGTCACGAAGGGATTCGCCGCTTCGTGACCGGCGTCTTACACGCCATCGATCGCCAAGGCCTACCCGATATCAGCCAGATTAAAGACCCCGTTCAACGGCTGAGTCTGCAATACTCCGTTCCGGAATGGCTGGTCGTGGCGATTCAAAAGCAAGTTGGCGAGGACAAGGCCGTCAGCATTTTAGCGACCATTAACCAACCTGCAGCGCAGTCCGTGCGGGTTAATACGGCGGTGGCGACGGTCGAAGAGGTTGAACAATCTCTCACCGACCAAGGCTACACGGTGACGCCGAGTGAGGTGGCCGGCAACGCCTTTCGCTTGGATGACAAGGCGGCCAATCAGAGCAACGTCTTCGAGACCGGTGAATTGACGATTCAAGACGAGAGTGCCATGCTTCCCGTCGAAGCCCTGCAAGTTCGGCCCGGTGACCAGGTCTTAGATGCCTGTGCCGCACCAGGGGGCAAGACCACCCAGATTGCGGCGTTGCTCGACGCCCATTCCGGTGGGAAAGTCACGGCGCTTGACCTGCATCCTAAGAAGGTTAACTTGATTGAAAAGAACGCGGAACGGTTGCATGTGGCCGATCGCGTGGACGCCGTGGCCTTAGATGCCCGGAAGATTAATGACCAATTTCCCAAGAAGCAGTTCGACCGTATCTTGGTGGACGCCCCGTGTTCTGGGCTAGGTCTGATTCGGCGGAAACCGGAGATTCGTTATGAAAAGACGCCCCAAGACATTCAACAGCTCCAGCGGGTTCAGCTGGGAATTTTGGATGCCGTGAGTGAGAAGCTAAAGCCAAATGGCATTCTGGTCTACAGCACCTGCACCATCTTGGATACGGAAAACGCCGATGTGGCAGCCAAGTTCTTGGCGGACCATCCGGACTTCGAATCCATGCGCGTGGAGACGCAGCTGAAGGTCAAGGATGACCGGAGCACGGACACGTTGGCCATCTATCCGGACGACTTTGATTCGGACGGCTTCTTCGTGAGTGCGTTTCGTAAGAAAAAATAG